The Echinicola rosea genome has a segment encoding these proteins:
- a CDS encoding aminopeptidase P N-terminal domain-containing protein, with amino-acid sequence MKLLKLLFAGLFIFMEISPSISQSYFEDGLDQNFHRERRTALRKLLPENSVAVIFTNPVKNRSNDVDFIYHPNTDFFYLTGYREPNAVLLIFSESRQIGGETTDEVIYVQPRDENAEMWNGKRLGIAGVKEKLGFEAVYLNTDFGTNPALKFDQFDKILTFSLSENIEESSANQAMLDMREQFKTETAYPEEMSAVTSKMYELIRATDLENTANVAQVIGRYRKYYPEVENDDILVEFVDADTPEKRMAVAQKIPSQKLNIAALPEMMTKLRGIKTEEEIGMLKKAISISAIGQIEVMKALKPGMSEREVQGIHEFVYKRYGAENVGYPSIVGAGKNGCILHYISNDLRDPDKRLMLMDLGAEWRGYTADVTRTIPISGKFTPEEKAIYDLVYKAQEAAMQACKPGVEFSEISQIAKRVINEGLQELGIIIRGQRHRYFPHGTSHHLGLDVHDRGAYGPLEEGMVLTVEPGIYIPEGSDCDEKWWNIAVRIEDDVVITKTGFENLSADAPRSSKEVEAMMAKPSILEEWVLPEL; translated from the coding sequence ATGAAGTTATTAAAATTACTATTCGCAGGTCTGTTTATTTTCATGGAAATTTCCCCATCAATTTCCCAGTCTTACTTTGAGGATGGACTGGACCAAAATTTCCATCGCGAAAGAAGAACGGCCCTGAGGAAGTTATTACCGGAAAATTCAGTAGCCGTAATCTTCACAAACCCGGTCAAAAACAGATCAAATGACGTTGATTTTATTTACCATCCCAATACTGACTTTTTTTACCTGACAGGCTATCGTGAACCCAACGCCGTACTGCTGATATTTAGTGAATCGCGCCAAATAGGGGGAGAAACGACCGATGAAGTCATCTATGTTCAGCCCCGAGATGAAAATGCGGAAATGTGGAACGGCAAGCGATTGGGCATCGCAGGAGTAAAAGAAAAGCTGGGCTTTGAGGCAGTTTACCTCAACACGGACTTTGGGACAAATCCTGCATTGAAATTTGACCAATTTGATAAAATCCTCACTTTTAGTCTCTCGGAAAACATTGAGGAAAGCAGTGCAAACCAAGCCATGCTGGATATGCGTGAGCAGTTCAAAACCGAAACGGCATATCCAGAGGAAATGTCAGCGGTCACCAGCAAAATGTACGAACTCATCCGGGCCACAGACTTGGAAAATACTGCCAACGTCGCACAGGTAATTGGCAGGTATAGAAAATATTACCCAGAGGTAGAAAATGATGATATCCTAGTGGAATTTGTCGATGCAGATACTCCCGAAAAAAGGATGGCTGTGGCACAAAAAATTCCTTCGCAAAAACTAAACATCGCGGCGCTTCCAGAAATGATGACCAAACTCCGTGGCATCAAAACCGAAGAAGAAATCGGGATGTTAAAAAAAGCCATTAGCATATCGGCCATTGGTCAGATTGAAGTCATGAAAGCACTAAAACCGGGCATGTCGGAACGTGAGGTCCAAGGGATACATGAATTTGTTTATAAAAGGTATGGTGCCGAAAATGTCGGTTATCCATCCATCGTAGGAGCAGGAAAAAACGGCTGCATCCTTCATTATATCTCCAATGACCTCAGAGATCCCGATAAACGGCTTATGCTTATGGACCTTGGTGCAGAATGGAGAGGCTATACGGCCGATGTGACCAGAACCATCCCTATTTCCGGAAAATTCACCCCCGAAGAAAAGGCCATTTACGACTTGGTCTATAAAGCTCAGGAAGCCGCCATGCAGGCATGTAAACCTGGTGTAGAGTTCAGCGAAATCAGCCAAATCGCAAAAAGGGTCATCAATGAAGGTCTGCAAGAACTTGGCATCATCATCCGCGGACAGCGGCACCGTTATTTCCCTCACGGCACCAGCCACCACCTTGGGCTGGATGTACATGACCGTGGAGCATATGGTCCACTGGAAGAGGGAATGGTGCTGACCGTAGAACCGGGCATATATATCCCAGAAGGAAGTGACTGCGACGAAAAATGGTGGAATATTGCTGTGAGAATAGAAGATGATGTGGTGATTACCAAGACTGGTTTCGAAAACTTGTCCGCTGATGCACCCAGAAGCAGCAAGGAGGTAGAAGCCATGATGGCAAAACCTAGCATCCTCGAAGAATGGGTGCTCCCAGAACTATGA
- a CDS encoding non-canonical purine NTP diphosphatase — MKICFATNNPKKIEEVKAALGEDFTIVSLEEIGCQEELPETGDTLDFNAFQKARHVFENYGVSCFADDTGLEVHALEGAPGVYSGRYAGEPRSDERNVELLLNNMEGKIDRKAQFRTVIALILDGKEYSFEGVAKGEIIQERTGDGGFGYDPVFRPDDHEETFAELSMEAKNAISHRGKAVRKLIHFLNSYR, encoded by the coding sequence ATGAAAATATGTTTCGCAACCAACAATCCTAAAAAGATTGAAGAGGTAAAGGCCGCCTTGGGGGAGGATTTTACCATTGTTTCACTGGAAGAAATCGGCTGCCAAGAGGAATTGCCCGAAACGGGAGACACCTTGGACTTCAATGCTTTTCAGAAGGCCCGACATGTCTTTGAAAATTACGGAGTGAGTTGTTTTGCTGATGACACGGGGCTGGAAGTTCATGCGTTGGAGGGTGCGCCAGGCGTATATTCGGGAAGGTATGCCGGAGAACCCCGTAGCGATGAACGGAATGTCGAGCTGCTGCTCAATAACATGGAAGGTAAAATCGACCGTAAAGCCCAATTCAGAACGGTGATTGCCCTAATCCTAGACGGCAAGGAATACAGTTTTGAGGGAGTGGCTAAGGGCGAAATCATACAAGAACGAACCGGTGATGGAGGGTTTGGCTATGACCCTGTGTTTAGGCCTGATGATCACGAAGAGACCTTCGCGGAGCTCAGCATGGAGGCGAAAAATGCCATTAGCCATCGCGGAAAAGCAGTGCGAAAATTGATTCACTTTCTGAACAGTTACCGTTAA
- the udk gene encoding uridine kinase, with the protein MRKPYIVGITGGSASGKTLFLNRLLQSFDPGEVCLISQDNYYKPIDQQPLDEEGVENYDTPFSFDFDAYAEDIQKIQRGEHVFRQEYTFNNPAKTPQMLEFKPAPVVVVEGIFVLYSPKLSNLLDLKVFIDAKDYIKLKRRIVRDKVERGYDLDDVLYRYEKHVMPTYEKYIDPSKHDADLIIPNNDSFDNGLEMVKIFLKEKINDQPCI; encoded by the coding sequence ATGAGAAAACCTTATATCGTTGGCATCACAGGGGGAAGTGCTTCCGGCAAAACCCTATTTCTGAATCGGCTGCTGCAAAGCTTCGACCCTGGTGAGGTCTGCCTGATTTCTCAGGACAACTATTACAAGCCAATCGACCAGCAGCCGCTGGATGAGGAAGGTGTTGAGAATTACGATACGCCCTTTTCGTTTGATTTTGATGCCTACGCAGAAGATATACAGAAAATCCAGCGTGGCGAACATGTTTTCCGGCAAGAATACACGTTTAACAATCCCGCAAAGACACCGCAGATGTTGGAATTTAAGCCCGCTCCCGTAGTGGTCGTGGAGGGGATTTTTGTGCTTTACTCACCAAAATTATCCAATCTACTGGACCTCAAGGTGTTTATCGATGCCAAGGATTACATCAAACTCAAACGCAGAATCGTCCGCGACAAGGTCGAAAGGGGCTATGACCTCGATGATGTGCTATATCGCTACGAAAAACATGTCATGCCCACCTACGAAAAATACATCGACCCTTCAAAGCATGATGCCGACCTGATCATCCCCAATAACGACAGCTTTGACAATGGCCTGGAAATGGTAAAGATTTTTCTAAAGGAAAAGATCAATGACCAACCCTGCATTTGA
- a CDS encoding outer membrane insertion C- signal yields the protein MKKFLFAALAVFLLLQPEESKAQVSAGIYQQNLNTYLAIGTDPDEKMFGELRLGAGDELDLEGTFGYNFIQKQEVNFYSGAHLGVANLTTDFSEAYLGVPLGLLVKPFSAAPNLGFLLEASPLVGFDSGDGYLRAGIGLKYTFR from the coding sequence ATGAAAAAGTTTTTATTTGCAGCATTAGCAGTCTTTTTACTACTGCAACCCGAAGAGTCTAAGGCGCAAGTAAGTGCCGGTATTTACCAGCAAAACCTGAACACTTACTTAGCAATAGGTACAGATCCCGATGAGAAAATGTTCGGGGAGTTGCGTCTGGGGGCAGGTGATGAACTTGACCTAGAAGGTACTTTTGGGTACAATTTCATCCAAAAACAGGAAGTAAACTTTTACAGCGGTGCCCACCTGGGCGTGGCCAATTTGACCACAGACTTTTCTGAAGCTTATTTGGGAGTTCCTTTGGGCCTATTGGTGAAGCCTTTTTCTGCAGCCCCTAACCTGGGCTTTCTACTGGAAGCCAGCCCACTGGTCGGCTTTGACAGCGGCGACGGCTACCTTAGAGCAGGCATCGGCTTGAAATACACGTTCCGTTAA